The following coding sequences lie in one Danio rerio strain Tuebingen ecotype United States chromosome 3, GRCz12tu, whole genome shotgun sequence genomic window:
- the mmp25a gene encoding matrix metalloproteinase-25 isoform X7, which yields MSLLTADPGLRRTIFDGGQKIEQDWLIRYGYLQSPDTLIGGLQTKESIEEAVRKMQRFAGIEETGNLDQKTLEMMGRPRCSLPDTISFEELLKRNRRGKNKVMMKKKRYTLPKMRWDKTDITWSMQDFPPPSVSPALNPDEPSPQTDITVTFTSGYHEDGYPFDGKGGALAHAFFPGKGDLAGDTHFDAEESWTYGDWSSDSDLFTVAVHEFGHALGLFHSSSSDSIMKPYYFSPVGEMNSYSLTAVDRLGIQALYGKQHNLKPPPSVAAPTTYPTQFSTTYLLHPPYYPPDSADRCQGGYDAVANIRAEIFFFRGNQYWVFRNTMALPGYPRQLSDWGLHTAAGQLAESVEAVFVWPHNGKTYVFSSGLYWRFDEAGGERKMEEGYPKPAAIWGMPSHPDDIIAFLDGETYFFKDSNYWILQRGGLDLESASPKSIATDWMKCDRHVSAPTPEIPRDRNCSCVQNVAAVMRSLSVIIYLTNIICILVVTVF from the exons gacTGGCTGATTCGGTATGGGTATTTACAGTCTCCAGATACTCTGATTGGTGGTCTTCAGACCAAGGAGAGTATTGAAGAAGCTGTCCGCAAAATGCAACGATTTGCTGGCATCGAAGAGACTGGGAACTTGG ATCAGAAGACTTTAGAAATGATGGGCAGACCTCGTTGCTCTCTCCCAGACACCATCAGCTTTGAAGAGCTGCTGAAAAGAAACAGGAGAGGTAAAAACAAggtgatgatgaagaagaagagatACACTCTGCCAAAGATGAGATGGGACAAGACTGATATAACATGGAG CATGCAAGATTTTCCACCTCCCTCAGTGTCTCCTGCTCTAAATCCAG ATGAACCATCGCCACAGACAGACATCACAGTCACTTTTACCAGTGGCTACCATGAGGACGGCTATCCATTCGATGGCAAGGGTGGAGCTCTGGCACATGCCTTCTTCCCAGGTAAAGGAGATCTCGCTGGAGACACACACTTTGATGCTGAAGAGAGCTGGACGTATGGAG ACTGGAGCAGCGACTCAGATTTATTCACAGTCGCAGTGCATGAGTTTGGTCACGCTTTAGGCCTGTTTCACTCCTCCTCCAGTGACTCCATCATGAAGCCGTATTACTTTAGTCCTGTGGGAGAGATGAACAGCTACAGCTTAACCGCTGTTGACAGACTGGGAATTCAGGCGCTGTATG GAAAACAACACAATTTGAAACCACCTCCATCTGTTGCTGCTCCCACTACTTATCCGACCCAGTTTTCCACCACTTATCTTCTACATCCTCCCTATTA tCCACCAGACTCTGCCGATCGATGTCAGGGAGGTTATGATGCCGTTGCTAATATCAGAGCAGAGATTTTTTTCTTTAGAG GTAATCAGTACTGGGTTTTTAGGAACACAATGGCCCTGCCTGGGTATCCACGACAGCTTTCAGACTGGGGTTTACACACTGCAGCAGGACAGCTTGCTGAAAGTGTGGAGGCAGTGTTTGTGTGGCCACACAATGGGAAGACGTATGTGTTCAGCAGTGGACTGTACTGGAGGTTTGATGAGGCAGGAGGAGAGAGGAAGATGGAGGAAGGCTATCCCAAGCCAGCCGCCATCTGGGGGATGCCCTCTCACCCAGATGATATCATCGCATTTCTAGATG GAGAAACCTACTTTTTCAAAGACTCAAACTACTGGATTTTACAAAGAGGAGGTCTGGATCTGGAATCTGCTTCTCCGAAGTCTATAGCTACTGACTGGATGAAATGTGATAGACATGTTTCAGCTCCCACACCTGAGATTCCCAGAGACAGAAACTGTAGTTGTGTCCAGAATGTGGCAGCCGTGATGCGATCTTTATCAGTGATTATATATTTGActaatataatttgtattttggTTGTTACAGTGTTTTGA